One segment of Strix uralensis isolate ZFMK-TIS-50842 chromosome 11, bStrUra1, whole genome shotgun sequence DNA contains the following:
- the ACSBG1 gene encoding long-chain-fatty-acid--CoA ligase ACSBG1 isoform X1, which produces MPNSGERLMKKLQHENATNVSESCENGTFSDAQTVCRDLLPCLEETQDEGIEPTESLWTSFADGRVRLRIDNSCPQTPITVHQMFKESLEKYGSLNALASKKNGRWEKITFSEYYCLSRKAAKSFLKLGLERFHSVAILGFNSPEWFISAVGAVFAGGIVTGIYTTSSPEACHYIAHDSKTNIMVVENQKQLDKIMQIWNRLPHLKAVVLYKDSIPERHPNLYTMEEFLDLGDDISDTTLDDIINSQKPNQCCVLIYTSGTTGKPKGAMLSHDNITWTSAHCSKAGDMQPAEVQQESIVSYLPLSHIAAQIYDLWTGIKWGEQVYFAEPDALKGSLINTLKEVQPTSHMGVPRVWEKIMEKLKDASAQSGFMKKRMLSWAMSLSLERNLNCSSSSDLKQFWTRLADYFVLAKIRNALGFSSCQKHFSGAAPLNTETLYFFLGLNITLYEAYGMSETTGPHCLSGPYIYRQHSCGKPAPGCKVKLVDKDTEGSGEICFWGRTVFMGYLNMEDKTKEAFDEDGWLHSGDLGKLDKDGFLYVTGRIKDLIITAGGENVPPIPIEDAVKKELPIVSNAMVIGDKKKFLAMLLTLKSVLDPDTSDPTDILTEQARDFCQKTGSKATKVSEIVATRDQAIYQAIQEGINKVNMNATNRVHCIQKWIVLPRDFSISGGELGPTMKLKRLTVLEKYRSEVDSFYEE; this is translated from the exons AACCTTTTCAGATGCACAGACTGTCTGCAGAGATTTGCTGCCTTGTTTGGAGGAGACCCAAGATGAAGGCATAGAGCCAACAG AGTCTCTGTGGACTTCCTTTGCTGATGGCAGAGTCAGACTGAGAATAGATAACTCATGTCCACAGACTCCCATAACAGTTCATCAGATGTTCAAGGAGAGCCTAGAAAAATATGGATCCCTTAATGCTTTGGCCAGCAAAAAGAATGGAAGGTGGGAGAAGATAACTTTTTCAGAGTATTATTGCCTCTCCAGGAAAGCAGCCAAGAGCTTCTTGAAG ctTGGTCTTGAACGATTCCACAGTGTAGCAATCCTTGGATTTAATTCTCCAGAATGGTTCATCTCAGCTGTTGGAGCTGTTTTTGCTGG AGGAATTGTCACGGGAATATATACAACCAGTTCTCCAGAGGCCTGCCACTACATTGCTCATGACAGCAAAACCAATATCATGGTTGTGGAAAATCAGAAACAATTGGACAAGATAATGCAG atcTGGAATCGCTTACCACACTTGAAAGCTGTTGTGCTATACAAGGACTCCATTCCAGAGAGACATCCAAATTTGTATACG ATGGAAGAGTTTCTGGACTTGGGAGATGACATATCTGATACTACTTTGGATGATATTATTAATTCCCAAAAGCCAAATCAGTGCTGTGTGCTAATATACACATCCGGAACAACTGGAAAGCCTAAAGGAGCCATGCTGAGTCATGACAAT ataACTTGGACTTCAGCACATTGCAGCAAAGCAGGAGATATGCAACCTGCAGAAGTCCAGCAGGAGTCTATAGTCAGTTATCTTCCACTCAGCCACATAGCTGCGCAGATATATGACCTGTGGACTGGAATCAAATGGGGAGAGCAAGTTTACTTTGCTGAGCCAGATGCTCTGAAG gGCAGTTTGATCAACACACTAAAAGAAGTGCAGCCAACATCTCACATGGGAGTTCCCCGAGTATGGGAGAAAATCATGGAGAAATTAAAGGATGCTTCTGCTCAGTCAGGCTTTATGAAGAAGAGAATGCTGTCATGGGCTATGTCACTTAGTTTAGAGAGGAACCTCAACTGCTCAAGCAG CAGTGATTTAAAGCAATTCTGGACAAGGCTAGCAGACTACTTCGTGCTTGCAAAAATACGCAATGCACTAGGCTTTTCTTCCTGTCAGAAGCACTTTTCTGGTGCTGCTCCTCTCAATACAGAAACACTCTATTTCTTCTTGGGTCTGAACATCACCCTGTATGAGGCCTATGGGATGAGTGAGACCACAGGCCCACATTGCCTATCTGGGCCTTACATTTACAGGCAACACAG CTGTGGTAAACCAGCACCTGGCTGCAAAGTGAAATTGGTGGACAAAGATACAGAAGGCAGTGGAGAAATCTGTTTCTGGGGAAGGACTGTTTTCATGGGTTATTTAAATAtggaagacaaaacaaaagaagcCTTTGATGAGGATGGGTGGCTGCATTCTGGGGATTTAGGAAAACTAGACAAGGATGGCTTTCTCTATGTCACTGGAAGAATTAAAG ATTTGATTATTACAGCTGGAGGTGAAAACGTGCCTCCAATTCCAATTGAAGATGCTGTTAAAAAAGAACTCCCAATTGTTAGTAATGCTATGGTGATCGGagataaaaaaaagtttttggcAATGTTGCTCACCTTAAAG AGTGTGCTGGATCCAGATACGTCTGATCCCACTGACATTCTCACTGAGCAAGCCAGAGACTTCTGCCAGAAGACTGGTAGTAAAGCCACTAAAGTATCGGAGATTGTAGCTACAAGAGACCAGGCGATATACCAGGCCATTCAGGAGGGAATCAACAAAGTCAACATGAATGCTACTAATAGGGTTCATTGTATTCAAAAATGGATAGTCCTGCCAAGAGATTTTTCCATTTCTGGGGGAGAACTAG GTCCAACAATGAAGTTAAAACGGCTCACTGTGCTTGAGAAATACAGAAGTGAAGTAGACTCCTTCTATGAAGAATAA
- the ACSBG1 gene encoding long-chain-fatty-acid--CoA ligase ACSBG1 isoform X2, whose product MPNSGERLMKKLQHENATNVSESCENGTFSDAQTVCRDLLPCLEETQDEGIEPTESLWTSFADGRVRLRIDNSCPQTPITVHQMFKESLEKYGSLNALASKKNGRWEKITFSEYYCLSRKAAKSFLKLGLERFHSVAILGFNSPEWFISAVGAVFAGGIVTGIYTTSSPEACHYIAHDSKTNIMVVENQKQLDKIMQIWNRLPHLKAVVLYKDSIPERHPNLYTMEEFLDLGDDISDTTLDDIINSQKPNQCCVLIYTSGTTGKPKGAMLSHDNITWTSAHCSKAGDMQPAEVQQESIVSYLPLSHIAAQIYDLWTGIKWGEQVYFAEPDALKGSLINTLKEVQPTSHMGVPRVWEKIMEKLKDASAQSGFMKKRMLSWAMSLSLERNLNCSSSDLKQFWTRLADYFVLAKIRNALGFSSCQKHFSGAAPLNTETLYFFLGLNITLYEAYGMSETTGPHCLSGPYIYRQHSCGKPAPGCKVKLVDKDTEGSGEICFWGRTVFMGYLNMEDKTKEAFDEDGWLHSGDLGKLDKDGFLYVTGRIKDLIITAGGENVPPIPIEDAVKKELPIVSNAMVIGDKKKFLAMLLTLKSVLDPDTSDPTDILTEQARDFCQKTGSKATKVSEIVATRDQAIYQAIQEGINKVNMNATNRVHCIQKWIVLPRDFSISGGELGPTMKLKRLTVLEKYRSEVDSFYEE is encoded by the exons AACCTTTTCAGATGCACAGACTGTCTGCAGAGATTTGCTGCCTTGTTTGGAGGAGACCCAAGATGAAGGCATAGAGCCAACAG AGTCTCTGTGGACTTCCTTTGCTGATGGCAGAGTCAGACTGAGAATAGATAACTCATGTCCACAGACTCCCATAACAGTTCATCAGATGTTCAAGGAGAGCCTAGAAAAATATGGATCCCTTAATGCTTTGGCCAGCAAAAAGAATGGAAGGTGGGAGAAGATAACTTTTTCAGAGTATTATTGCCTCTCCAGGAAAGCAGCCAAGAGCTTCTTGAAG ctTGGTCTTGAACGATTCCACAGTGTAGCAATCCTTGGATTTAATTCTCCAGAATGGTTCATCTCAGCTGTTGGAGCTGTTTTTGCTGG AGGAATTGTCACGGGAATATATACAACCAGTTCTCCAGAGGCCTGCCACTACATTGCTCATGACAGCAAAACCAATATCATGGTTGTGGAAAATCAGAAACAATTGGACAAGATAATGCAG atcTGGAATCGCTTACCACACTTGAAAGCTGTTGTGCTATACAAGGACTCCATTCCAGAGAGACATCCAAATTTGTATACG ATGGAAGAGTTTCTGGACTTGGGAGATGACATATCTGATACTACTTTGGATGATATTATTAATTCCCAAAAGCCAAATCAGTGCTGTGTGCTAATATACACATCCGGAACAACTGGAAAGCCTAAAGGAGCCATGCTGAGTCATGACAAT ataACTTGGACTTCAGCACATTGCAGCAAAGCAGGAGATATGCAACCTGCAGAAGTCCAGCAGGAGTCTATAGTCAGTTATCTTCCACTCAGCCACATAGCTGCGCAGATATATGACCTGTGGACTGGAATCAAATGGGGAGAGCAAGTTTACTTTGCTGAGCCAGATGCTCTGAAG gGCAGTTTGATCAACACACTAAAAGAAGTGCAGCCAACATCTCACATGGGAGTTCCCCGAGTATGGGAGAAAATCATGGAGAAATTAAAGGATGCTTCTGCTCAGTCAGGCTTTATGAAGAAGAGAATGCTGTCATGGGCTATGTCACTTAGTTTAGAGAGGAACCTCAACTGCTCAAGCAG TGATTTAAAGCAATTCTGGACAAGGCTAGCAGACTACTTCGTGCTTGCAAAAATACGCAATGCACTAGGCTTTTCTTCCTGTCAGAAGCACTTTTCTGGTGCTGCTCCTCTCAATACAGAAACACTCTATTTCTTCTTGGGTCTGAACATCACCCTGTATGAGGCCTATGGGATGAGTGAGACCACAGGCCCACATTGCCTATCTGGGCCTTACATTTACAGGCAACACAG CTGTGGTAAACCAGCACCTGGCTGCAAAGTGAAATTGGTGGACAAAGATACAGAAGGCAGTGGAGAAATCTGTTTCTGGGGAAGGACTGTTTTCATGGGTTATTTAAATAtggaagacaaaacaaaagaagcCTTTGATGAGGATGGGTGGCTGCATTCTGGGGATTTAGGAAAACTAGACAAGGATGGCTTTCTCTATGTCACTGGAAGAATTAAAG ATTTGATTATTACAGCTGGAGGTGAAAACGTGCCTCCAATTCCAATTGAAGATGCTGTTAAAAAAGAACTCCCAATTGTTAGTAATGCTATGGTGATCGGagataaaaaaaagtttttggcAATGTTGCTCACCTTAAAG AGTGTGCTGGATCCAGATACGTCTGATCCCACTGACATTCTCACTGAGCAAGCCAGAGACTTCTGCCAGAAGACTGGTAGTAAAGCCACTAAAGTATCGGAGATTGTAGCTACAAGAGACCAGGCGATATACCAGGCCATTCAGGAGGGAATCAACAAAGTCAACATGAATGCTACTAATAGGGTTCATTGTATTCAAAAATGGATAGTCCTGCCAAGAGATTTTTCCATTTCTGGGGGAGAACTAG GTCCAACAATGAAGTTAAAACGGCTCACTGTGCTTGAGAAATACAGAAGTGAAGTAGACTCCTTCTATGAAGAATAA
- the ACSBG1 gene encoding long-chain-fatty-acid--CoA ligase ACSBG1 isoform X3, with amino-acid sequence MFKESLEKYGSLNALASKKNGRWEKITFSEYYCLSRKAAKSFLKLGLERFHSVAILGFNSPEWFISAVGAVFAGGIVTGIYTTSSPEACHYIAHDSKTNIMVVENQKQLDKIMQIWNRLPHLKAVVLYKDSIPERHPNLYTMEEFLDLGDDISDTTLDDIINSQKPNQCCVLIYTSGTTGKPKGAMLSHDNITWTSAHCSKAGDMQPAEVQQESIVSYLPLSHIAAQIYDLWTGIKWGEQVYFAEPDALKGSLINTLKEVQPTSHMGVPRVWEKIMEKLKDASAQSGFMKKRMLSWAMSLSLERNLNCSSSSDLKQFWTRLADYFVLAKIRNALGFSSCQKHFSGAAPLNTETLYFFLGLNITLYEAYGMSETTGPHCLSGPYIYRQHSCGKPAPGCKVKLVDKDTEGSGEICFWGRTVFMGYLNMEDKTKEAFDEDGWLHSGDLGKLDKDGFLYVTGRIKDLIITAGGENVPPIPIEDAVKKELPIVSNAMVIGDKKKFLAMLLTLKSVLDPDTSDPTDILTEQARDFCQKTGSKATKVSEIVATRDQAIYQAIQEGINKVNMNATNRVHCIQKWIVLPRDFSISGGELGPTMKLKRLTVLEKYRSEVDSFYEE; translated from the exons ATGTTCAAGGAGAGCCTAGAAAAATATGGATCCCTTAATGCTTTGGCCAGCAAAAAGAATGGAAGGTGGGAGAAGATAACTTTTTCAGAGTATTATTGCCTCTCCAGGAAAGCAGCCAAGAGCTTCTTGAAG ctTGGTCTTGAACGATTCCACAGTGTAGCAATCCTTGGATTTAATTCTCCAGAATGGTTCATCTCAGCTGTTGGAGCTGTTTTTGCTGG AGGAATTGTCACGGGAATATATACAACCAGTTCTCCAGAGGCCTGCCACTACATTGCTCATGACAGCAAAACCAATATCATGGTTGTGGAAAATCAGAAACAATTGGACAAGATAATGCAG atcTGGAATCGCTTACCACACTTGAAAGCTGTTGTGCTATACAAGGACTCCATTCCAGAGAGACATCCAAATTTGTATACG ATGGAAGAGTTTCTGGACTTGGGAGATGACATATCTGATACTACTTTGGATGATATTATTAATTCCCAAAAGCCAAATCAGTGCTGTGTGCTAATATACACATCCGGAACAACTGGAAAGCCTAAAGGAGCCATGCTGAGTCATGACAAT ataACTTGGACTTCAGCACATTGCAGCAAAGCAGGAGATATGCAACCTGCAGAAGTCCAGCAGGAGTCTATAGTCAGTTATCTTCCACTCAGCCACATAGCTGCGCAGATATATGACCTGTGGACTGGAATCAAATGGGGAGAGCAAGTTTACTTTGCTGAGCCAGATGCTCTGAAG gGCAGTTTGATCAACACACTAAAAGAAGTGCAGCCAACATCTCACATGGGAGTTCCCCGAGTATGGGAGAAAATCATGGAGAAATTAAAGGATGCTTCTGCTCAGTCAGGCTTTATGAAGAAGAGAATGCTGTCATGGGCTATGTCACTTAGTTTAGAGAGGAACCTCAACTGCTCAAGCAG CAGTGATTTAAAGCAATTCTGGACAAGGCTAGCAGACTACTTCGTGCTTGCAAAAATACGCAATGCACTAGGCTTTTCTTCCTGTCAGAAGCACTTTTCTGGTGCTGCTCCTCTCAATACAGAAACACTCTATTTCTTCTTGGGTCTGAACATCACCCTGTATGAGGCCTATGGGATGAGTGAGACCACAGGCCCACATTGCCTATCTGGGCCTTACATTTACAGGCAACACAG CTGTGGTAAACCAGCACCTGGCTGCAAAGTGAAATTGGTGGACAAAGATACAGAAGGCAGTGGAGAAATCTGTTTCTGGGGAAGGACTGTTTTCATGGGTTATTTAAATAtggaagacaaaacaaaagaagcCTTTGATGAGGATGGGTGGCTGCATTCTGGGGATTTAGGAAAACTAGACAAGGATGGCTTTCTCTATGTCACTGGAAGAATTAAAG ATTTGATTATTACAGCTGGAGGTGAAAACGTGCCTCCAATTCCAATTGAAGATGCTGTTAAAAAAGAACTCCCAATTGTTAGTAATGCTATGGTGATCGGagataaaaaaaagtttttggcAATGTTGCTCACCTTAAAG AGTGTGCTGGATCCAGATACGTCTGATCCCACTGACATTCTCACTGAGCAAGCCAGAGACTTCTGCCAGAAGACTGGTAGTAAAGCCACTAAAGTATCGGAGATTGTAGCTACAAGAGACCAGGCGATATACCAGGCCATTCAGGAGGGAATCAACAAAGTCAACATGAATGCTACTAATAGGGTTCATTGTATTCAAAAATGGATAGTCCTGCCAAGAGATTTTTCCATTTCTGGGGGAGAACTAG GTCCAACAATGAAGTTAAAACGGCTCACTGTGCTTGAGAAATACAGAAGTGAAGTAGACTCCTTCTATGAAGAATAA